In Primulina huaijiensis isolate GDHJ02 unplaced genomic scaffold, ASM1229523v2 scaffold20025, whole genome shotgun sequence, the following are encoded in one genomic region:
- the LOC140966114 gene encoding scarecrow-like protein 21, with amino-acid sequence MQDFEPRRIKSNSSNAPCHQPVRYLESSYSLPLTFQSLDHHSSYNNNAHNNKYSHSSIQNSKYWYSTLESSSLSVKKDPTMFNSPSEISLPHQESKSYLRHSPETNYGSPSSVSCITEDANNFRNKLKELETVMFGPDIETYDDYMLLGSMASADILDSLRQMTETIPKKDLKQLLIACAKAISNNDLLTAQWLVSELRQLVSVSGEPMQRLGAYVLEGLVAKLSSSGSSIYKSLICKEPASFELLSYMHILFEICPYFKFGYMSANGAIAEAMKNEDRIHIIDFQICQGSQWISLIRAFASRPRGPPHIRITGIDDLTSAYARGGGLNIVGRRLSKLAKTFKVPFEFHGAAISDCDVNLENLGIRPNEALAVNFAFMLHRMPDESVNTENHRDRILRMVKGLNPQVVTLVEQEFNTNTAAFYPRFLEALGYYTAMFESIDATLPREHKARINVEQHCLARDVVNIMACEGTERVERHELLGKWRSRFSMAGFSPYPLNSLVNATIKTLLQNYCNKYRLEERDGALYLGWMDRDLIASCAWK; translated from the coding sequence ATGCAAGATTTTGAACCTCGTAGGATCAAATCTAACAGTTCCAATGCTCCATGTCATCAACCTGTTCGGTATCTAGAGTCCTCTTACTCTCTTCCACTGACTTTTCAATCTTTGGACCACCACTCGAGCTACAATAATAATGCTCATAACAATAAATATAGCCATTCCTCCATTCAGAATTCTAAATACTGGTATAGCACACTCGAGTCATCCTCATTAAGTGTCAAAAAAGACCCTACTATGTTCAATTCCCCAAGCGAAATTTCTTTGCCCCACCAAGAATCTAAATCATACCTTCGGCACTCTCCTGAAACTAATTATGGCTCACCTTCCAGTGTTTCTTGCATTACTGAAGATGCGAATAACTTTAGGAACAAGTTGAAAGAGCTTGAGACTGTGATGTTTGGACCAGATATTGAGACTTATGATGATTATATGTTGTTGGGCAGCATGGCTTCAGCAGATATTCTCGATAGCCTGAGACAAATGACGGAGACCATACCTAAGAAGGACTTGAAGCAGCTACTCATTGCCTGTGCAAAAGCGATATCAAATAATGATTTACTAACGGCACAATGGCTCGTGTCGGAGTTACGTCAGCTGGTATCAGTTTCTGGTGAACCAATGCAGCGTTTAGGAGCCTACGTGTTAGAAGGGCTTGTGGCGAAGCTGAGTTCTTCTGGAAGTTCCATTTACAAATCTTTGATATGCAAAGAACCTGCTAGTTTCGAACTACTATCTTATATGCACATACTTTTTGAAATTTGCCCTTACTTCAAATTCGGATACATGTCAGCTAATGGTGCCATTGCAGAAGCCATGAAAAATGAGGATAGGATTCACATTATTGATTTTCAGATCTGTCAAGGGAGCCAATGGATTTCTCTCATCCGGGCTTTTGCATCCCGGCCAAGAGGGCCACCTCATATTCGAATAACGGGTATTGACGATTTGACTTCCGCATATGCTCGTGGGGGAGGACTAAACATAGTGGGAAGGAGGCTATCCAAGCTAGCCAAGACATTCAAAGTTCCTTTCGAATTCCACGGTGCAGCCATATCTGACTGTGACGTTAACCTCGAAAATCTTGGAATCCGTCCCAATGAGGCCTTAGCGGTTAACTTTGCTTTCATGTTACACCGAATGCCAGACGAAAGCGTCAACACGGAAAACCATCGAGACCGAATCCTGAGGATGGTGAAAGGCTTGAATCCACAGGTGGTGACACTAGTTGAGCAAGAATTCAACACGAACACTGCTGCATTTTACCCTCGATTTCTAGAAGCATTGGGTTACTACACTGCTATGTTCGAATCAATCGATGCAACTCTTCCAAGGGAACATAAAGCACGAATCAACGTGGAGCAACATTGTTTGGCTAGAGATGTAGTTAATATTATGGCATGCGAGGGAACAGAAAGGGTTGAAAGGCACGAACTTCTAGGAAAGTGGCGATCCCGGTTCAGTATGGCTGGTTTTAGTCCGTATCCTTTGAATTCTCTGGTAAATGCTACGATCAAAACATTGCTTCAAAACTACTGCAATAAGTATAGGCTTGAAGAAAGGGATGGAGCTCTGTATCTTGGTTGGATGGACAGAGATTTGATAGCTTCTTGTGCCTGGAAGTGA